In Anthocerotibacter panamensis C109, the sequence CCCTGGGGCTTTTTACGTCAATCAGTTTGCCAATCCCGCCAATGCTCAGGCGCACGAACAGACTACGGGACCTGAGATCTGGGAGCAGATGGGCCATGATTTGGATGCGGTGGTCTGCGGTGTGGGTTCAGGGGGGACGATCACGGGTCTGAGTCGTTTTTTTTATCGCGTGGCTCCACAGGTGCGGATGATTCTGGCGGACCCCGCAGGCTCGATCCTGGCAGGTTACATCGAGACTGGAGTATTGAGTGAAGCGGGCTCTTGGGCTGTCGAAGGGATTGGGGAGGATTTTATTCCCCCGCTCGCTGACTTATCTCATGTCTCACAAGCCATGGCGGTCTCAGACTTGGAAAGTTTTGCCACTGCCCGCGAACTGTTGAGCCGTGAAGGAATTCTGGCCGGTTCTTCCTCCGGCACCCTCGTCGCGGCAGCCCTGCGCTACTGCCGCCACCAAACTACTGCTCAGCGGGTGGTGACGTTCATCTGCGACAGTGGCAATAAGTATCTCTCAAAAGTTTTTAATGATTTCTGGATGCTGGACCAGGGCTTGATCGAGCGTCCGGTGAGCCATGACTTGCGCGACCTCATCACCCGCCGCTATAGCGAGGGTGCGACAGTTACTCTTGCGCCCCAGGATACGCTCTTGACGGCCTACCACCGGATGCGCCGCGCCGATGTCTCCCAACTCCCGGTGGTGGACGCAGAACGGGTGGTCGGGATCTTGGATGAATCGGATCTGCTCCTAGCTATCTACACAGACCACCATTGCTTTGGGGACCCTGTGGCTCAGGCGATGACCGCTAATCTGGAGACCCTGCCCGTGGACGCTCCTCTCAGTGCTCTGCTGCCGGTGTTTGACCGGGGGCAAGTCGCGATTGTCCTGGAGGGAACGCAATTTCTCGGGCTCATCACCCGCATCGACCTCATCAATTATTTGCGCCGCACGATGCAGGAACGCCCATGACCGACCTCACGCCACAAGAACCTTCCAGGGGTTTGGGCTTCGGCACGCGGGCTATCCATGCCGGTCAGGAGCCCGACCCTCATACCGGAGCGGTCATCACGCCTATCTACGCCACCTCGACCTATGTGCAGCGCAGCCCCGGCATCCACAAAGGCTATGAATATTCCCGCAGCCAAAATCCTACCCGTCAAGCCTACGAGCGCTGCGTAGCCGACTTGGAGTGCGGTCGCCAGGGTTTTGCCTTTGCCTCAGGACTCGCCGCGATTGCCACGGTCTTGGACTGTCTGGACAGCGGGAGCCATGTCATTGCTATGGACGACCTCTACGGGGGTACCTATCGCCTTTTTGAAGGGGTGCGTAAGCGCTCAGCTGGGTTGGAGTTTAGCTTTGTCAACCTCGCCGACTCGGAGCAGCTACGGCTGGCTATTCGCCCCAATACGCGCTTGATCTGGATCGAGACGCCGAGTAATCCCCTTTTGAAGTTGGTGGATTTGGAGGCGGTGGTACGCATCGCCAAGGCGCACGGGCTCTGGACAGTGGCTGACAATACTTTCGCTAGTCCCTGGGTCCAACGTCCGCTGGAGTGGGGTGTTGATCTGGTCATGCACTCGGCTACCAAATACCTCAACGGTCACTCGGATATGGTCGGAGGCATCGTCGTGGTCGGGGACAATCAGGCATTGACCGAGCGCCTCCAGTTTTTGCAGAATGCGGTGGGGGCGATAGCTGGACCCTTTGACAGTTTCCTGGCCCTGCGCGGGCTCAAGACGCTGCACCTGCGGATGGAGCGCCACGGCCAAAATGCTCTAGCGGTCGCCCGATGGCTAGAGGTGCATCCCCGCGTGGAGAAAGTCTTCTACCCCGGCCTTCCTAGCCATCCTCAGCACAAGCTCGCCCTCGGGCAGATGCAGGGCTTTGGCGGGATGGTCACGGCTGTACTACATGGCGGACTGGAGCCTACACGCTGTTTCCTGGAGCGCTGCCAGCTCTTTGCTCTGGCGGAGAGTTTAGGCGGGGTGGAGAGCCTGATTGAGCACCCGGCTATCATGACTCATGCCTCGGTTCCTCCGGCCCAACGAGCAGCCCTCGGCATCCATGATGGACTGGTGCGCCTCTCGGTTGGGGTTGAGGATATCCATGACCTGATTGCTGACCTAGATCAAGCACTGCACCTACCTTGAGCCATCGGGCCTACAGACATGTTATGGTCACCCCAGACCCCGCCATGACCGCCGCCCTAAAAGAGTTTGAGCACCTTGTCTAACCAACCTTGTCTAACCAAACTTGGCGTCCTGAAAGGCATACTGAAAACCTATCCGTGCATGGGTGGGGATTGAATCAGTTACAATTTCACCGTATCGGTGCAGCCTTGTCCTGTGAATCAACCCTATACCCGTCGTGATATTTTTCTGGACCGCGTCGTGGGCCGTTATCGGCTCGTCGAAAAAATTGGGGCTGGGGGCATGGGCTCAGTTTACCGGGCCGTC encodes:
- a CDS encoding trans-sulfuration enzyme family protein codes for the protein MTDLTPQEPSRGLGFGTRAIHAGQEPDPHTGAVITPIYATSTYVQRSPGIHKGYEYSRSQNPTRQAYERCVADLECGRQGFAFASGLAAIATVLDCLDSGSHVIAMDDLYGGTYRLFEGVRKRSAGLEFSFVNLADSEQLRLAIRPNTRLIWIETPSNPLLKLVDLEAVVRIAKAHGLWTVADNTFASPWVQRPLEWGVDLVMHSATKYLNGHSDMVGGIVVVGDNQALTERLQFLQNAVGAIAGPFDSFLALRGLKTLHLRMERHGQNALAVARWLEVHPRVEKVFYPGLPSHPQHKLALGQMQGFGGMVTAVLHGGLEPTRCFLERCQLFALAESLGGVESLIEHPAIMTHASVPPAQRAALGIHDGLVRLSVGVEDIHDLIADLDQALHLP
- a CDS encoding pyridoxal-phosphate dependent enzyme; translation: MTSKASKLAIPTPAPVRDLLALIGRTPLVELTRFDTGLCRLFVKLESQNPGGSIKDRIALSMVEQAERSGHIRPGATLIEATAGNTGIGLALVAVRKGYRLILVIPDKMAQEKIFHLKALGAEVRITRSDVGKGHPEYYQDIAERLASEIPGAFYVNQFANPANAQAHEQTTGPEIWEQMGHDLDAVVCGVGSGGTITGLSRFFYRVAPQVRMILADPAGSILAGYIETGVLSEAGSWAVEGIGEDFIPPLADLSHVSQAMAVSDLESFATARELLSREGILAGSSSGTLVAAALRYCRHQTTAQRVVTFICDSGNKYLSKVFNDFWMLDQGLIERPVSHDLRDLITRRYSEGATVTLAPQDTLLTAYHRMRRADVSQLPVVDAERVVGILDESDLLLAIYTDHHCFGDPVAQAMTANLETLPVDAPLSALLPVFDRGQVAIVLEGTQFLGLITRIDLINYLRRTMQERP